The DNA window tatcagagaggaaaaaatttGCGAATACACTTACCGCGCCTGAAGCAAAAGGGGAGACAGAACCCTTCCCAGCAGAACCGTTCTCTGCTGCGGGGCCAGAAGGCGGCGGCGGAGGGAAGTTGGGGCTGAAAACCATCAGGTCGCTCTTGCCCCCACCGTCTGCCACGCACAGGCTCCGGCTCTGACGCTGAGAGTACGACCAGCTCCCCACTTCGCTGGCGCACACGAGAGTGGCAGGACCGGGACCCGACAGCACGGCCGACCGCGGCGCCCACCGCGCCGCCCCGTACAGCACCACCGCCAGCAGGAACAGGCTCGACACCGCGCAGATGGCCACCACCAGCCACACGTTCGTCGTAGTAGCCGATACGGCGCCGCCATCCGCGGCCGCCAGCGCCGCTCTCGACGAACCCGAGCCCGCTGCCGCCAGCGCCGCCTCGGCGCCCTCCACCAGCGACACGCTCAGCGTGGCCGTGGCCGAGCGCGCCGGCTCGCCGTGGTCCCGCACCACGATCACCAGGCGCTGCCGCGGGCCGTCCGCCTCCTCCAGCGCCCGCGCCGTGCTCACCTCGCCGCTGTAAAGCCCCACGCGGAACGGGCCCTTGCCCCGCGGCTCCCACAGCTCGTAGCGCAGCCACGCGTTGTAGCCCGAGTCCGCGTCCACCGCCCGGATCTTCGCCACCACCTGCCCCGCCGGGGCTCCCCACGTCGCCCACGCCCACAGCGCTCCCGAGTCCGCACCCGACGCCGCCGAGCCCGCGGCCCCGgcgcccggcccgcccccggCAGGCGGCAGCAGCACCGGCGCGTTGTCGTTCTCGTCCAGCACGAAGAGCTGCACCGTGGCGTTGCCGCACAGCGCCGGCTCCCCCGCGTCCACCGCCCGCACCTCGaactgcagcacctgcagctcctCGTAGTCCAGCGGCTGCAGCGCCCACAGCCGCCCGCTCTCCGCGTCCACCGACACGTAGCTCGACGCCGGACGCCACCCGCCCCCAGACACCGCGGCTCCGCCGCCGCTCTCCGACACCGAGTAGCTCACGCGCCCGTTGCCAGCCTCGTCCGGGTCCCGCGCCCACAGCCGCGCCAGCTCCGCCCCCGCCGCGTTGTTCTCCCGCGCCAGCACCGTGTACACGGCCTGCGCGAACGCCGGCGCGTTGTCGTTCACGTCCGACACCGGCACCCGCAGGCCCCGGCTGGCGCGCAGCGGCGGCGCCCCGCCGTCCTCCGCCCGCACCTCCACCTCGTACTCGGACACCCGCTCCCTGTCCAGCGCCTCCCGCAGCACCAGCGAGTACGAGCCCGCGAACGTCGACACCAGACCGAACGGCGCCGACGGCCACACCGTGCAGCGCACGCGCCCGTTCGCCCCCGAGTCCCGGTCCGACACGCTCAGCAGAGCCACCACCGTGCCCACCGCCGCGTCCTCGGGCACCGGCACCGACAGCGACGTCACCCACACCTCCGGCGCGTTGTCGTTCACGTCCAGCACCTCCACCACCACCTTGCAGTGACCCGACAGCGGTGGGAAGCCTTTGTCTCTTGCTTCTATTGCAATCTCGTAACTGTCCTTTTCTTCGTAGTCTAAGTTTCCCCGCAGCCTCActtctcctttgtttttgtCGATGGAGAACATTTCTTTAACTTCTGCAGTGACATGCTTACTGAATAAATACATAACATCACTACTAATGCCTTCGTCCAAATCCGTGGCACTGAGTGTGATTAATAGAGTTCCTGGTTCTGATCCCTCTAAGACTTTCATTTTATACACAGACTGGTTGAACTGGGGCGTGTTGTCGTTGGCGTCCAGCACCGAGATCACAAGCTCCACAGTGCCAGTCAGCGCCGGACGGCCCCCGTCGCTCGCAGTTAGCACCAAACGGTGAATCGGCATCGTCTCGCGGTCCAGAGGTTTCCTGAGCACCAGGAATAAGGACTCACCCTCCT is part of the Lathamus discolor isolate bLatDis1 chromosome 10, bLatDis1.hap1, whole genome shotgun sequence genome and encodes:
- the LOC136019894 gene encoding protocadherin alpha-5-like isoform X8, coding for MGVCRGALLLVLVLQLAWHQVGGQVRYSVPEEAKAGTVVGRLAQDLGLEAGEPEARRLRLVSQSRRANVEVSGASGALVVSSRLDREELCGKSAPCSLRLEVLVERPLRVFHVELEVTDINDNAPVFHAKQEALNIAEFSLPGSRFPLEGATDADVGANAQISYSLSPSEHFALDLQKISEEGESLFLVLRKPLDRETMPIHRLVLTASDGGRPALTGTVELVISVLDANDNTPQFNQSVYKMKVLEGSEPGTLLITLSATDLDEGISSDVMYLFSKHVTAEVKEMFSIDKNKGEVRLRGNLDYEEKDSYEIAIEARDKGFPPLSGHCKVVVEVLDVNDNAPEVWVTSLSVPVPEDAAVGTVVALLSVSDRDSGANGRVRCTVWPSAPFGLVSTFAGSYSLVLREALDRERVSEYEVEVRAEDGGAPPLRASRGLRVPVSDVNDNAPAFAQAVYTVLARENNAAGAELARLWARDPDEAGNGRVSYSVSESGGGAAVSGGGWRPASSYVSVDAESGRLWALQPLDYEELQVLQFEVRAVDAGEPALCGNATVQLFVLDENDNAPVLLPPAGGGPGAGAAGSAASGADSGALWAWATWGAPAGQVVAKIRAVDADSGYNAWLRYELWEPRGKGPFRVGLYSGEVSTARALEEADGPRQRLVIVVRDHGEPARSATATLSVSLVEGAEAALAAAGSGSSRAALAAADGGAVSATTTNVWLVVAICAVSSLFLLAVVLYGAARWAPRSAVLSGPGPATLVCASEVGSWSYSQRQSRSLCVADGGGKSDLMVFSPNFPPPPPSGPAAENGSAGKGSVSPFASGAPKHPNPDWRYSASLRAGMQSAVHVEEAGILRGGPGGPDQQWPTVSSATTEPEAGEVSPPVGAGVNSNSWTFKFGPGNPKQGGPGELPDKFIIPGSPAIISIRQEPPNSQIDKSDFITFGKKEETKKKKKKKKGNKTQEKKEKGNSTTENSDQ
- the LOC136019894 gene encoding protocadherin alpha-2-like isoform X11, with translation MGVCRGALLLVLVLQLAWHQVGGQVRYSVPEEAKAGTVVGRLAQDLGLEAGEPEARRLRLVSQSRRANVEVSGASGALVVSSRLDREELCGKSAPCSLRLEVLVERPLRVFHVELEVTDINDNAPVFHAKQEALNIAEFSLPGSRFPLEGATDADVGANAQISYSLSPSEHFALDLQKISEEGESLFLVLRKPLDRETMPIHRLVLTASDGGRPALTGTVELVISVLDANDNTPQFNQSVYKMKVLEGSEPGTLLITLSATDLDEGISSDVMYLFSKHVTAEVKEMFSIDKNKGEVRLRGNLDYEEKDSYEIAIEARDKGFPPLSGHCKVVVEVLDVNDNAPEVWVTSLSVPVPEDAAVGTVVALLSVSDRDSGANGRVRCTVWPSAPFGLVSTFAGSYSLVLREALDRERVSEYEVEVRAEDGGAPPLRASRGLRVPVSDVNDNAPAFAQAVYTVLARENNAAGAELARLWARDPDEAGNGRVSYSVSESGGGAAVSGGGWRPASSYVSVDAESGRLWALQPLDYEELQVLQFEVRAVDAGEPALCGNATVQLFVLDENDNAPVLLPPAGGGPGAGAAGSAASGADSGALWAWATWGAPAGQVVAKIRAVDADSGYNAWLRYELWEPRGKGPFRVGLYSGEPKHPNPDWRYSASLRAGMQSAVHVEEAGILRGGPGGPDQQWPTVSSATTEPEAGEVSPPVGAGVNSNSWTFKFGPGNPKQGGPGELPDKFIIPGSPAIISIRQEPPNSQIDKSDFITFGKKEETKKKKKKKKGNKTQEKKEKGNSTTENSDQ